A single genomic interval of bacterium harbors:
- a CDS encoding aldose 1-epimerase family protein, translating into MQNTIKNSLLSVTVKRHGAELCGLKAADGTEYLWQADPAIWPRHAPLLFPIVGKLAGGRYRFEGRDYEMAPHGFARDTDFELLDASDSSLSYRLQASPATRKQYPFDFSLVRHYRLSGGTVEVTTEVTNTGTTVMPFSIGEHPGFALTWGAGDKVEDYALKFEKAERLDTHLLDANGLLSGKTERVLSNKSVLPLRRDLFDRDALIFLKIKSRKVSLCSRRHPRRVTVEFSGYPDLGIWAKPGAPFVCIEPWYGHADPASHDGELMNKPGLIMLEPGTSFACDWRVVITSAG; encoded by the coding sequence ATGCAGAATACGATTAAAAATTCACTGTTGTCGGTGACGGTCAAACGTCATGGCGCGGAGTTGTGCGGGTTGAAAGCGGCGGATGGCACGGAATACCTGTGGCAGGCGGATCCGGCCATCTGGCCCCGGCATGCCCCGCTGCTGTTCCCCATTGTCGGCAAACTCGCCGGCGGGCGTTATCGTTTCGAGGGGCGTGACTACGAGATGGCCCCGCACGGCTTTGCCCGGGATACGGACTTCGAGTTGTTGGACGCCTCGGATAGTTCCCTGTCGTACCGGCTCCAGGCATCGCCTGCCACCCGGAAGCAGTATCCCTTCGATTTCTCGCTCGTCCGCCACTATCGCCTGTCGGGGGGCACGGTGGAGGTCACCACGGAGGTGACCAATACCGGGACCACCGTCATGCCGTTTTCCATTGGCGAGCATCCGGGGTTTGCGTTGACCTGGGGGGCCGGGGACAAGGTGGAGGACTACGCCTTGAAGTTTGAAAAGGCGGAACGGCTGGATACCCATTTGCTCGATGCCAATGGCCTGCTATCCGGTAAAACGGAGCGGGTGTTGTCGAATAAGAGCGTGCTGCCGCTCCGGCGCGACCTGTTTGACCGCGATGCCTTGATTTTTCTGAAAATCAAATCCCGGAAGGTCAGCTTGTGCTCGCGCCGGCACCCGCGCCGGGTGACGGTTGAATTTTCCGGTTATCCCGATCTGGGCATCTGGGCCAAGCCCGGCGCCCCGTTTGTGTGCATTGAGCCCTGGTATGGCCATGCCGATCCGGCCAGCCACGATGGCGAACTGATGAATAAACCCGGCCTGATCATGCTGGAGCCAGGGACCTCGTTTGCCTGTGACTGGCGGGTGGTCATCACCTCGGCTGGATGA
- a CDS encoding dihydropteroate synthase, protein MKTLIVVGENIHCTRIYKVGGNFVKQLDDGRFAVVYGGKADARALPIPEHFLKTADWEAGKIKHCAVAVWQGLYGDAAGKAAAVDYLRYLAMRQERADASFLDVNVDEFSTDIAERCRAIQWVAEVVQATASIPLSIDSSNPAILRAGLQACDSRRGRPMVNSVSLERQESIPVAAEFKAVVIASAAGEKDLPGNTEQRLANISRLMPLLDAVGIRGSDVYVDPLVFPVATDSNNAQSFLESVAAIRKAYGPEIHISGGLSNVSFGMPARKLINQVFTWMVVEAGGDSGILDPLQMNAKILSAVDTTSESFTLARALLTGEDMFGVEFIMAHREGKLVE, encoded by the coding sequence TTGAAAACATTAATTGTGGTGGGTGAGAATATCCATTGTACCCGTATTTATAAAGTGGGTGGTAATTTTGTAAAGCAGTTGGACGACGGCCGGTTCGCGGTGGTCTACGGGGGCAAGGCGGACGCGCGCGCGTTGCCCATTCCTGAGCATTTTTTAAAGACGGCGGATTGGGAGGCCGGCAAAATCAAGCATTGTGCCGTGGCGGTCTGGCAGGGGTTGTATGGGGATGCGGCCGGCAAGGCGGCGGCCGTGGATTATCTCCGTTACCTGGCCATGCGGCAGGAGCGGGCCGATGCCTCATTCCTGGATGTGAATGTGGACGAGTTCAGCACTGATATTGCCGAGCGGTGCCGTGCGATCCAGTGGGTGGCGGAGGTGGTGCAGGCCACGGCGTCGATTCCACTGAGTATTGATTCCTCCAATCCCGCGATTCTGCGTGCGGGTCTGCAGGCCTGTGATTCCCGGCGGGGCCGGCCCATGGTGAACTCGGTGTCGCTCGAGCGGCAGGAGTCCATTCCGGTTGCGGCCGAATTCAAGGCGGTGGTCATTGCCTCGGCGGCAGGAGAGAAGGACCTGCCCGGCAACACGGAGCAGAGGCTGGCGAACATCAGCCGCCTCATGCCGCTCCTCGATGCCGTGGGCATTCGCGGTTCGGATGTGTACGTGGATCCCCTGGTCTTTCCGGTGGCGACGGACTCGAACAACGCCCAGTCCTTTCTGGAATCCGTGGCCGCCATCCGGAAGGCCTATGGCCCTGAGATTCACATCTCCGGCGGCTTGAGCAATGTGTCGTTCGGGATGCCGGCCCGTAAGCTCATCAATCAGGTGTTCACCTGGATGGTGGTGGAGGCGGGTGGTGACAGCGGGATTTTGGACCCCCTGCAAATGAATGCAAAAATCCTGTCGGCCGTGGATACCACCTCCGAGTCGTTCACGTTGGCACGGGCGCTGTTGACGGGCGAGGATATGTTCGGGGTGGAATTCATCATGGCGCATCGCGAAGGCAAATTAGTGGAGTGA
- a CDS encoding N-acetyltransferase family protein, translated as MKLISCDARHLPAIMAIFNEAILHSTALWDDTTRSLETVSAWFEAKAKDGFPVVVIENDARELMGFATYGVFRNKPGYKYTVEHSIYVDARFRGKGIGTHLMQELIRLAQAQQFHTLVGAIDTTNEASMALHRRLGFEYCGTIKQAGFKFGRWLDMAFYQLLLPTPTAPVSR; from the coding sequence ATGAAACTCATTTCATGTGACGCACGCCACCTGCCGGCCATCATGGCTATTTTTAATGAGGCCATTCTCCATTCCACCGCCCTCTGGGACGACACTACCAGATCCCTTGAAACAGTGTCAGCCTGGTTTGAGGCCAAAGCCAAGGACGGCTTTCCCGTCGTTGTAATTGAAAATGACGCCCGTGAGCTCATGGGCTTTGCCACCTACGGAGTCTTTCGCAACAAGCCGGGATACAAATATACCGTTGAGCATTCCATCTATGTTGACGCCCGGTTCCGGGGGAAGGGCATTGGCACCCACCTGATGCAGGAGTTGATCCGCCTCGCCCAAGCCCAGCAGTTCCACACCCTGGTCGGGGCCATCGATACGACCAACGAAGCCAGCATGGCCCTCCATCGCCGCCTCGGGTTTGAGTACTGCGGCACCATCAAACAGGCGGGCTTCAAGTTCGGCCGCTGGCTTGACATGGCCTTCTATCAGCTCCTCCTCCCCACCCCCACCGCGCCGGTCAGCAGATAA
- a CDS encoding formate--tetrahydrofolate ligase — protein sequence MTRPILDPTKMKDWQIAEAAEQTMKPVMQLASELGLHESEVIMMGRQLAKVDQRAVMERIGSRPVGKYIDVTAITPTPLGEGKTTTTIGLIEGLSVLGKSVTGAIRQPSGGPTFNIKGSAAGGGLAQCIPLAPFSIRMTGDIDSITNAHNLALVALTSRMQHEQNYDDARLARTGIRRLNVDPARVSVKWCMDFCAQSLRNITIGRGSKMDGFEMESGFQISVGSEVMAILAVSKDLKDLRQRLAKMVLACDKDGNEITTADLKVDGAMAAWMVEAIHPTLVQTVEGQPIFVHAGPFANIAIGQSSIIADEIGTRLADYHVTESGFAADIGYEKFWNLKCRFSGLKPSAVVLVATIRALKMHGGGPAVKPGAKLDEAYTRENLGLLEKGCENLIAHIEIIKKSGVRPVVCINGFYTDTPAEVALVKKIAQQHGAYAALSQHWLKGGEGARELAEVVVTAANEKNDFKFLYDLTTPHRQRIELIAKEIYGADGVTFSDVAMEKVLKFEADPATAAMGTCMVKTHLSLSHDPNLKGRPKGWTLPIRDMLVYRGAGFVVPVAGEIKLMPGTASEPAFNNIDIDVESGRVKGLF from the coding sequence ATGACACGACCGATTTTGGATCCGACAAAGATGAAGGACTGGCAGATTGCCGAAGCCGCCGAGCAGACCATGAAGCCGGTCATGCAGTTGGCCTCGGAGTTGGGACTTCACGAAAGCGAAGTGATCATGATGGGCCGGCAACTGGCCAAAGTGGACCAGCGCGCGGTGATGGAGCGCATCGGCTCCAGGCCCGTGGGCAAGTATATCGATGTCACGGCCATTACCCCCACGCCGCTCGGCGAGGGCAAGACCACCACCACCATCGGGCTGATTGAGGGGTTGTCGGTGCTGGGCAAGAGTGTGACGGGCGCCATCCGCCAGCCCAGCGGGGGCCCGACGTTCAATATCAAGGGCTCTGCGGCGGGCGGTGGCCTGGCTCAGTGTATTCCATTGGCTCCTTTTTCGATTCGCATGACGGGGGATATCGACTCCATCACCAACGCGCACAATCTGGCGCTGGTGGCCTTGACCTCCCGCATGCAGCACGAGCAGAACTATGATGATGCCCGTCTGGCCAGGACCGGCATCCGCCGCCTGAACGTGGACCCCGCGCGGGTGAGCGTGAAGTGGTGTATGGACTTCTGTGCCCAGAGTCTGCGCAACATCACCATCGGCCGGGGCAGTAAGATGGACGGCTTTGAGATGGAGTCCGGCTTCCAGATTTCCGTGGGCAGCGAAGTCATGGCCATTCTGGCGGTCTCCAAGGATCTCAAGGATTTGAGGCAGCGCCTGGCGAAGATGGTCCTGGCCTGCGATAAGGATGGCAATGAAATCACCACCGCTGACCTCAAGGTGGACGGGGCGATGGCGGCCTGGATGGTCGAGGCCATTCATCCCACGCTGGTGCAAACCGTTGAGGGGCAGCCGATCTTTGTGCATGCCGGTCCATTCGCGAATATCGCCATCGGGCAGAGCTCCATTATCGCCGATGAAATCGGGACCCGGCTGGCGGACTATCATGTCACCGAAAGCGGGTTTGCGGCGGACATCGGGTATGAGAAATTCTGGAACCTGAAATGCCGGTTCTCCGGCCTGAAGCCGAGTGCGGTGGTGTTGGTGGCGACGATCCGCGCGCTCAAGATGCATGGCGGGGGACCCGCCGTCAAACCCGGCGCCAAGCTCGATGAGGCCTATACCCGGGAGAATCTCGGGCTGCTTGAGAAGGGGTGCGAGAACCTCATTGCCCACATTGAAATCATTAAAAAGTCCGGGGTCCGTCCGGTGGTCTGCATCAATGGCTTTTACACGGACACGCCGGCCGAAGTGGCGTTAGTGAAGAAGATCGCTCAGCAGCATGGGGCCTATGCGGCGCTTTCCCAGCATTGGCTCAAGGGGGGCGAAGGGGCCCGCGAGCTGGCGGAAGTGGTGGTGACGGCGGCCAATGAAAAGAATGACTTCAAATTCCTGTACGATCTCACCACCCCGCACCGTCAGCGGATTGAGTTGATCGCCAAGGAAATCTACGGGGCTGATGGCGTGACGTTCAGCGATGTGGCGATGGAGAAGGTGTTGAAGTTCGAGGCAGATCCCGCCACGGCGGCGATGGGCACCTGCATGGTGAAGACGCATCTCAGCCTCTCGCATGATCCCAACCTCAAGGGACGGCCCAAGGGCTGGACCCTGCCGATCCGCGACATGCTGGTCTATCGGGGCGCCGGCTTTGTGGTGCCGGTGGCGGGCGAGATCAAGCTGATGCCGGGAACGGCATCGGAGCCAGCCTTCAATAATATTGATATCGATGTGGAGTCCGGCCGGGTAAAGGGCCTGTTTTAA
- a CDS encoding helix-turn-helix domain-containing protein, whose translation MKLRPETSELTHLLQEIEEIAGQGAVYHALYERQVLLNKKVCTFCRQALAHPVAASLCRVACCNGTLQSMSAGEPYYFRCWANLLVIAIPVAPHGKCIGGITLGGFCVSGEKPDIREAVTQLARSWPDAHPATFLKQLESVKLITPAALRGLGALAMETTFSNGINSSEFFRRQNGKYLQQRRIAEAAAEIRENPEATPDIPGNTYQLITFLNKGNKPEAHTFISQYLAKLLLASNWDPLKLKAHLRVLLAVMTSQDILRGTPWAVATSRELRNMVRLEQARTTEESCYEVTEWIQQFFVGQNTLTHDGRSLAERVTHWLQSHYPESVTLDLASKAVGVSSSTLVHRLRQEVGKTFKEILTEIRISEAKKFLATTSLDISGIGDACGFFDQSHFTREFKKAINLTPGAFRKLLRVPDEALNRPGSGNLDETAPLRKRKTVSSKQ comes from the coding sequence GTGAAATTAAGACCCGAGACCTCTGAGCTCACCCATCTGCTGCAGGAAATCGAAGAGATTGCCGGACAAGGGGCCGTTTATCACGCCCTTTACGAGCGGCAGGTGCTTCTGAACAAAAAAGTCTGCACCTTCTGCCGACAGGCACTGGCCCATCCGGTCGCCGCCTCGTTATGCCGGGTGGCCTGCTGTAATGGGACCTTGCAATCAATGAGCGCGGGGGAGCCGTATTATTTCCGATGCTGGGCCAATCTGCTGGTGATCGCCATTCCGGTGGCGCCCCATGGCAAGTGCATCGGCGGCATTACGCTGGGCGGCTTCTGTGTGAGTGGCGAAAAACCGGACATCCGGGAGGCCGTTACCCAGTTGGCCCGGTCATGGCCTGACGCCCATCCCGCCACCTTCCTGAAGCAATTGGAGTCGGTGAAACTCATCACTCCCGCCGCCTTGAGAGGCCTGGGGGCCCTGGCGATGGAGACCACCTTTTCCAATGGCATTAATTCGAGTGAGTTTTTCCGCAGGCAAAATGGGAAATATCTCCAGCAACGCCGGATCGCCGAGGCGGCCGCCGAGATCCGGGAGAACCCTGAGGCCACGCCGGACATCCCGGGCAATACCTATCAGCTCATTACATTTCTGAATAAGGGCAATAAGCCTGAGGCCCACACCTTCATTTCGCAATATCTCGCAAAACTCCTGCTGGCGAGTAATTGGGACCCGCTAAAATTGAAGGCCCATCTTCGCGTCCTGCTGGCCGTCATGACGAGTCAGGATATTCTGCGGGGCACCCCCTGGGCGGTCGCCACCAGCCGGGAACTGCGCAACATGGTCCGGCTGGAGCAGGCCCGCACGACGGAGGAAAGCTGTTACGAGGTGACGGAATGGATCCAGCAGTTTTTTGTCGGACAGAACACCCTGACTCACGACGGGCGCAGCCTGGCCGAGCGGGTCACCCACTGGCTTCAATCCCATTATCCGGAGAGCGTCACGCTTGACCTGGCATCAAAGGCCGTGGGGGTGAGTTCCTCAACGCTCGTGCACCGCTTACGGCAGGAAGTGGGAAAAACCTTCAAGGAAATCCTCACCGAGATCCGTATTTCAGAGGCCAAGAAATTCCTCGCCACCACCTCGCTGGACATCAGCGGTATCGGGGACGCCTGCGGTTTCTTCGACCAGAGCCATTTTACGCGGGAATTCAAGAAAGCCATCAATCTCACCCCGGGCGCATTCCGGAAACTGCTCCGCGTGCCCGACGAAGCCCTGAACCGGCCCGGCAGCGGAAATCTCGATGAAACCGCGCCTTTGAGAAAACGGAAGACAGTTAGCAGTAAGCAGTAG
- a CDS encoding Gfo/Idh/MocA family oxidoreductase, with product MSERVKLDVMIVGGGMITNDLILPSVYHLQRVGVVGRIEVCALNSAPLKALKDSRELKEAFPGQDFEAYPPLTEPPDRMFPALFNERLAALAPRQAVIVAVPDQFHYEIVKAAILKGQHVLCVKPLVLSYIQAVEIEKLALERGLFVGVEYHKRFDVRSLMAKRQYALGQFGEFKMGDAKLYEPYYYRHSNFQNWFTCDKTDPFVYVGCHYVDLVYFITGLKPVSVSVSGVKGLFPNGKEGYLWANGRIRYENGALLTVSDGLGYPDSAAGSNDQGLLMYCEGKDRTGMIQHNDQDRGVRHNYLEEIGCAGTRYNYVSPDFYRLVPWEGAGYKPVGYGYASVAASIETMSRIENETVSLPEKTALPKRRELIREVDAAGLLATPANSYINELVVEAARLSIVADGEWVNIVYGDQPHVEARRK from the coding sequence ATGAGTGAGCGCGTGAAGTTGGATGTCATGATTGTGGGCGGGGGCATGATCACCAATGATCTGATCCTCCCTTCGGTGTACCATCTGCAACGGGTGGGGGTCGTTGGACGGATCGAGGTTTGTGCGTTGAACAGCGCTCCGCTGAAGGCGCTCAAAGACAGTCGCGAACTCAAGGAGGCGTTTCCGGGTCAGGATTTTGAGGCGTATCCACCCCTGACCGAGCCGCCGGACCGGATGTTCCCTGCGCTCTTTAATGAGCGGTTGGCCGCGCTGGCGCCCCGCCAGGCCGTCATTGTGGCGGTGCCGGACCAGTTCCATTATGAGATTGTGAAGGCGGCCATCCTGAAAGGTCAGCATGTGCTCTGCGTCAAGCCGCTGGTCCTGTCCTATATTCAGGCGGTGGAGATTGAGAAGCTGGCCCTGGAGCGGGGATTGTTTGTAGGCGTTGAGTATCACAAGCGGTTCGATGTCCGCTCGCTGATGGCCAAGCGCCAGTATGCGTTGGGGCAGTTCGGCGAGTTCAAAATGGGCGATGCCAAATTGTATGAGCCCTACTATTACCGGCATTCCAATTTCCAGAACTGGTTCACCTGCGACAAGACCGATCCCTTTGTTTATGTGGGCTGCCACTATGTTGACCTGGTCTATTTCATCACCGGGCTCAAGCCGGTCTCGGTGTCCGTCTCGGGTGTCAAGGGCCTGTTCCCCAACGGGAAAGAGGGCTATCTCTGGGCCAATGGCCGGATCCGGTATGAGAATGGGGCCCTCCTGACGGTGAGTGACGGGCTGGGTTATCCGGATTCCGCCGCGGGCAGCAATGATCAGGGGCTGCTGATGTACTGCGAAGGGAAAGACCGGACGGGCATGATCCAGCATAATGACCAGGATCGCGGGGTGCGCCACAATTACCTTGAGGAGATCGGATGCGCAGGGACACGCTACAACTATGTCAGCCCGGACTTCTATCGGCTGGTGCCCTGGGAAGGGGCGGGATACAAGCCGGTCGGTTACGGATATGCGTCGGTGGCCGCCAGCATCGAGACCATGAGCCGGATTGAAAATGAGACCGTGAGTCTCCCTGAAAAAACCGCCTTGCCGAAACGCCGCGAGCTCATTCGTGAGGTCGATGCGGCCGGGTTGCTCGCCACTCCGGCCAACAGTTACATCAATGAACTGGTCGTTGAGGCGGCACGTCTATCGATTGTGGCCGATGGGGA
- a CDS encoding bifunctional nuclease family protein: protein MIHVKVAGLSLSNLGFVVLLKGDPDPRTLPIFIGGAEAQSIALWLEKVQIPRPLTHDLFKNVLDCMECRLMRVVIKDVVDNTFFAVLVLEHDGVETEIDARPSDAIALGLRCSSPLYVTAQVMNKAGVVIAEEKEADAKAEASGKAQAGEPAKSAKSKGSPLEQLKAKQEKAIAKEDYEEAAKLRDEIKRYEQAHGKN, encoded by the coding sequence ATGATTCATGTCAAAGTAGCCGGGTTATCGTTGTCCAATCTGGGATTTGTGGTTCTGCTCAAGGGGGATCCCGATCCCCGGACGCTGCCCATATTCATTGGCGGGGCGGAAGCCCAGTCGATTGCCTTGTGGCTTGAAAAGGTTCAAATTCCCCGTCCCCTGACCCATGATCTGTTCAAAAACGTACTGGATTGCATGGAGTGTCGCTTAATGCGGGTGGTGATCAAGGATGTGGTGGATAATACTTTTTTTGCGGTACTGGTGTTGGAACATGACGGGGTTGAAACCGAGATTGACGCCCGGCCGAGTGATGCGATCGCCCTTGGGTTGCGGTGCTCCTCCCCGCTCTATGTGACCGCGCAGGTGATGAATAAGGCGGGGGTCGTGATTGCGGAAGAGAAGGAGGCCGACGCGAAGGCGGAAGCGTCCGGCAAGGCGCAGGCCGGCGAACCCGCCAAATCCGCCAAATCGAAGGGCTCTCCGCTCGAGCAGTTGAAGGCCAAACAGGAAAAGGCGATCGCCAAAGAAGACTACGAAGAGGCCGCCAAACTCCGGGATGAGATCAAGCGTTATGAGCAGGCGCACGGGAAGAATTGA
- the folD gene encoding bifunctional methylenetetrahydrofolate dehydrogenase/methenyltetrahydrofolate cyclohydrolase FolD codes for MTAKIIDGKEIARQIREELAVEIRQLKEKGIVPGLGVILVGDDPASRSYVTAKEKACHEIGIFSDDNRLPADATQAELLALIRKMNADPKINGILVQLPLPKQLNESEVLVTIDPDKDVDGFHPTNVGRMVVGEKAFLPCTPHGVLQMLLRSGVKVEGAHAVIVGRSNIVGKPLANMLMAKGPLGNATVTVCHTKTRNIAHYTRQADIVIAAAGRPNTVTADMIREGAVVIDVGVNRIEDATKKAGFRLVGDADFEGCMAKASMITPVPGGVGPMTITMLLYNTVESARRANGL; via the coding sequence ATGACCGCAAAAATTATCGATGGAAAAGAGATTGCCCGGCAGATTCGTGAAGAACTGGCGGTTGAGATCAGGCAGCTGAAGGAAAAAGGGATTGTGCCCGGGTTGGGCGTGATTCTGGTCGGCGATGATCCTGCCTCGCGGTCCTATGTGACAGCCAAGGAAAAAGCCTGCCATGAGATCGGGATCTTCTCGGATGACAATCGGCTCCCGGCTGATGCCACCCAGGCCGAACTGCTGGCCTTGATCCGGAAGATGAATGCCGACCCGAAAATCAATGGCATCCTGGTGCAGTTGCCGCTGCCCAAGCAGTTAAATGAGAGTGAAGTCCTGGTCACCATCGATCCGGATAAGGATGTGGACGGGTTCCACCCCACCAATGTCGGGCGGATGGTCGTGGGCGAAAAAGCCTTTTTGCCCTGCACCCCGCATGGGGTGTTACAGATGCTGCTCCGGAGCGGCGTAAAGGTCGAGGGCGCGCATGCGGTCATTGTCGGGCGCAGCAATATCGTTGGCAAGCCGTTGGCCAATATGCTGATGGCCAAGGGGCCGTTGGGCAATGCGACGGTGACGGTCTGTCATACCAAGACCAGGAACATCGCGCACTATACGCGGCAGGCGGATATCGTCATTGCGGCGGCGGGGCGTCCGAATACGGTGACTGCGGATATGATCCGTGAGGGCGCCGTGGTGATTGATGTCGGGGTGAACCGCATTGAAGACGCCACCAAGAAGGCGGGCTTCCGGTTGGTTGGCGATGCCGACTTTGAAGGCTGCATGGCCAAGGCGAGCATGATCACGCCGGTGCCCGGCGGGGTGGGGCCCATGACGATTACCATGCTGCTCTATAACACCGTCGAATCAGCCCGGCGCGCGAACGGCCTGTAA
- a CDS encoding 4Fe-4S double cluster binding domain-containing protein yields MLCALMTMKAQIKALATDLGYHACGITGMQPFDDYQTALTQLSARFPDAAALYQGMERRINPSTFAPWAKSIVVAIRRYGKYDVPNAITRHIGRNYLCDRRIKACPDTTLPKRMKQGLSALGHRVKVGGIPCREAAVRAGLVQIGRNGFAYAEGCGSWLNIEAWLIDAEIEPDAPSALAAPCPPGCRACLDACRTCALSEPYVVDMKRCIAYLTYEEDQPIPDELWNKMGPWVYGCDDCQNACPMNRGKWERLEPASWIESVANQLTPESLASMDAETYQKLVYPLFWYISETDLERWHRNARRALQAVRAPG; encoded by the coding sequence ATGCTTTGCGCCCTCATGACCATGAAGGCTCAAATCAAGGCGCTGGCCACGGATCTCGGATACCATGCCTGCGGAATCACCGGGATGCAGCCGTTTGATGACTATCAGACGGCGCTCACCCAGCTATCCGCCCGCTTCCCGGATGCCGCCGCCCTCTATCAGGGAATGGAGCGCCGCATCAATCCCTCCACCTTTGCGCCCTGGGCAAAATCGATTGTCGTCGCCATCCGGCGCTACGGGAAATATGATGTCCCCAATGCCATCACCCGCCATATCGGCCGCAACTATCTCTGTGACCGCCGCATCAAGGCCTGTCCGGACACTACCCTGCCCAAACGCATGAAGCAGGGACTCAGCGCACTGGGCCATCGCGTCAAAGTCGGAGGGATTCCCTGCCGCGAAGCCGCGGTGCGGGCAGGGCTGGTTCAGATTGGCCGTAACGGGTTCGCCTATGCCGAAGGGTGCGGCTCATGGTTGAATATCGAGGCGTGGTTGATAGATGCCGAAATTGAGCCCGACGCCCCTTCCGCACTGGCGGCCCCCTGCCCGCCCGGTTGCCGGGCCTGTCTGGACGCCTGCCGGACCTGCGCCCTGAGTGAACCCTATGTGGTGGACATGAAGCGCTGCATCGCTTACCTGACCTATGAGGAAGACCAGCCGATCCCCGATGAATTGTGGAATAAAATGGGGCCCTGGGTCTATGGCTGTGATGACTGCCAGAATGCCTGCCCGATGAACCGGGGGAAATGGGAGCGCCTTGAGCCGGCCTCCTGGATTGAGTCCGTCGCCAACCAGCTGACGCCGGAATCGCTCGCCAGCATGGATGCGGAGACCTACCAGAAGCTCGTCTATCCGCTCTTCTGGTACATTTCCGAAACTGACCTGGAACGATGGCACCGCAATGCCCGCCGGGCGTTACAGGCCGTTCGCGCGCCGGGCTGA
- a CDS encoding sigma-70 family RNA polymerase sigma factor, with product MNETELDQLIERIQNGDRDAFGDVVFAIRKELRIFLSAHACSIDMVEEVLQHTLVVCYENIAKYERRGTFLSWTKGIARNLMLKELKARSRYVAPGEDELDRIVLDAAVHSVQAQDREEEYVERLRHCLTKLPEDSRKLVEQRYFNRLSIRELAALTHRTETWVAVALFRVRDILKDCMMKEVVS from the coding sequence GTGAACGAAACCGAACTCGACCAACTCATAGAACGGATCCAAAACGGGGATCGGGATGCCTTTGGCGACGTGGTGTTCGCCATCCGCAAGGAGTTACGGATCTTCCTCTCCGCCCACGCCTGTTCCATTGATATGGTCGAAGAAGTGCTCCAGCACACGCTCGTGGTCTGTTACGAAAACATCGCGAAATATGAACGACGCGGCACCTTCCTCTCCTGGACCAAGGGCATTGCCCGGAATCTGATGCTCAAAGAGTTGAAGGCACGCTCCCGATACGTTGCCCCCGGCGAAGATGAACTCGACCGGATCGTACTGGATGCCGCCGTGCATTCCGTGCAGGCCCAAGACCGCGAAGAGGAGTATGTGGAACGCCTCCGCCATTGTCTCACCAAACTGCCCGAAGACTCCCGCAAGCTGGTCGAACAACGTTATTTCAACCGCTTGTCCATCCGGGAACTGGCCGCCCTCACCCACCGGACGGAAACCTGGGTGGCCGTCGCCTTGTTCCGTGTGAGGGATATTCTCAAAGACTGCATGATGAAAGAGGTGGTCTCATGA